A window of Solea senegalensis isolate Sse05_10M linkage group LG20, IFAPA_SoseM_1, whole genome shotgun sequence contains these coding sequences:
- the phf14 gene encoding PHD finger protein 14 isoform X5, with protein MDRSLKRRQVKPLTASLLDALDYDSSDDSDFEVGDASGSDGTGNGSDEEGSKASAAGSESESDNAASADDGIDEEEAKELAAEDNLTEDDEKTEEKTKQPPSADSPTKDNPAVTPPKSRRKSKKTAEVEPAPPSESASTSVPASVNADESQAEPKKWNFRRNRPLLDFTTMEELNEMDDYDSEDDNDWRPTAGKKKGKAASQKGDAEGEEGGGASDDDDDNDDDDDDDDDDDEDDDDKEDGDDNNSSSDSDKEGKKPMKKPKNTSNFDEELTNDSMSQGKGNEDALLDRSQTWSTQHILICCVCLGDNSEDADEIIQCDNCGVTVHEGCYGVDGESDSIMSSASENSTEPWFCDACKNGVTPSCELCPNQDGIFKETDAGRWVHVVCALYVPGVAFGDIDKLRPVTLTEMNYSKYGAKECSFCEDARFARTGVCISCDAGMCRSYFHVTCAQREGLLSEAAAEEDIADPFFAYCKQHADRFDRKWKRKNYLALQSYCKVSLQEREKQLTPEAQARITTRLQQYRAKAELSRNTRPQAWVPREKLPRPLTSSASAIRKLMRKAELMGISTDIFPVDTSDTNASMDGRRKHKQPALTADFVNYYLERNMRMIQIQDNISEQKNLKDKLECEQEKLHVEYNKLCESLEELLNVNAQLRGDGQAMWTLMGGIVGQKLNTPAVLKAPKERKPSKKEGGGTPGKSSSLPAILYSCGICKKNQDQHLLVLCDTCKLYYHLGCLEPPLTRMPKKTKNSYWQCSECDQASSDEADIAMETLPDGTKRSRRQIKGPIKFIPQEMSPEPKKQQVRGTRTRGQKRKRVPMCEDKDDKIEEPLPRERRQRQSAMQKKPKAEDTRTECTTCKGPGDNENLVRL; from the exons A TGGACCGCAGTTTGAAGCGCCGGCAGGTGAAGCCACTCACTGCCTCCCTCTTAGATGCCTTGGATTATGACAGCTCAGATGACAGTGACTTTGAAGTGGGAGATGCCTCAG GATCAGACGGCACAGGCAACGGCAGTGATGAAGAAGGCTCTAAAGCGAGTGCCGCAGGTTCAGAAAGTGAGTCGGACAACGCAGCCTCTGCAGACGACGGTATAGACGAGGAGGAGGCCAAAGAGTTGGCCGCCGAAGACAACTTAACGGAGGACGACGAGAAGACTGAAGAGAAGACCAAGCAGCCGCCTTCAGCAGACAGCCCAACCAAAGACAACCCTGCTGTCACTCCTCCTAAAAGCCGGCGCAAGAGCAAGAAAACAGCCGAGGTGGAGCCCGCTCCGCCTTCTGAGTCTGCCTCAACGTCAGTTCCAGCCAGTGTGAACGCTGACGAGAGTCAGGCCGAGCCCAAGAAATGGAATTTCCGCAGGAACCGTCCCCTGCTGGACTTCACCACCATGGAGGAGCTGAACGAGATGGACGACTACGACAGCGAAGACGACAATGACTGGAGACCCACGGCAGGGAAGAAGAAAGGCAAAGCAGCTTCCCAGAAAGGAGACGCCGAGGGAGAGGAGGGTGGCGGCGCCagtgatgacgacgatgataacgacgacgacgacgacgatgatgacgacgacgatgagGACGATGACGATAAGGAGGACGGTGATGACAACAACAGTAGCAGCGACAGCGATAAAGAGGGGAAGAAGCCCATGAAGAAGCCGAAGAACACCAGCAATTTTGACGAAGAGCTCACCAATGACAGCATGTCCCAGGGAAAGGGCAATGAG GATGCCTTGCTGGACCGATCGCAGACCTGGAGCACGCAGCACATTCTCATCTGCTGCGTCTGTCTGGGAGACAACAGCGAGGACGCTGACGAGATCATTCAGTGTGACAACTGTGGGGTGACGGTGCATGAAG gatGCTATGGCGTGGACGGTGAGAGCGACTCCATCATGAGCTCAGCCTCGGAGAATTCGACCGAGCCTTGGTTCTGCGACGCCTGTAAGAACGGAGTGACTCCGAGCTGCGAGCTGTGCCCCAACCAGGACGGCATCTTCAAAGAGACGGACGCTGGGAG GTGGGTGCATGTGGTTTGTGCACTTTATGTTCCCGGAGTTGCATTTGGAGACATTGATAAACTACGACCAGTGACACTCACAGAAATGAATTATTCAAAATACGGAGCCAAG GAGTGCAGTTTCTGTGAAGACGCGCGGTTTGCCAGGACCGGCGTGTGCATCAGCTGTGATGCGGGAATGTGTCGGTCCTACTTCCACGTGACCTGTGCGCAGAGGGAGGGACTCCTGTCTGAGGCCGCAGCAGAGGAG GATATTGCCGATCCATTTTTTGCCTACTGCAAACAGCACGCAGACCGctttgacaggaagtggaaaagGAAGAATTATCTGGCCCTGCAGTCCTACTGTAAGGTCtccctgcaggagagagagaagcaactCACTCCTGAAGCTCAG GCCCGGATCACGACCCGCCTGCAGCAGTACAGGGCAAAGGCAGAGTTGTCCAGGAACACCAGGCCTCAGGCGTGGGTGCCACGGGAAAAGCTGCCTCGTCCTCTCACGTCCAGTGCCTCAGCCATCAGGAAGCTGATGAGGAAGGCGGAGCTGATGGGCATCAGCACCGACATCTTCCCCGTGGACACGTCCGACACCAACGCCAGCATGGACGGACGCAGGAAACACAAGCAGCCCGCCCTCACGGCAGACTTTGTCAATTACTACCTGG AGAGGAACATGCGAATGATCCAGATCCAGGACAACATCTCTGAACAGAAGAACTTGAAAGACAAGCTGGAGTGCGAGCAAGAAAAACTGCACGTGGAGTACAACAAG ctctgtgagtccctggaggagctgctgaatGTGAACGCACAGCTGCGCGGTGATGGCCAGGCCATGTGGACTCTGATGGGGGGAATCGTTGGTCAG AAACTAAACACTCCAGCTGTCCTGAAAGCCCCAAAAGAGAGGAAGCCCAGcaagaaggagggaggaggaaccCCGGGGAAGTCTTCAAGTCTGCCAGCAATCCTCtacag ctgtggcATCTGTAAGAAGAACCAGGACCAACATCTGCTGGTGTTGTGTGACACCTGTAAGCTCTACTACCACCTGGGCTGCCTCGAGCCACCACTAACACGCATGCCCAAGAAGACCAAGAACAGCTACTG GCAATGCTCAGAGTGTGACCAGGCCAGCAGCGACGAGGCCGACATCGCCATGGAGACGCTACCGGACGGCACCAAGAGGTCCAGGAGGCAGATCAAAGGGCCGATCAAATTCATCCCGCAGGAGATGTCGCCGGAGCCGAAGAAACAACAAGTGAGAGGCACG